In Candidatus Hydrogenedentota bacterium, one genomic interval encodes:
- a CDS encoding acyl-CoA thioesterase: AMNNAKRVEPDASLIIVELGGNDVFYDTPSEEFAANLDAMLSELARHKVPIALIELPLPPFYNRFGEAQRQLAKKYGAMLVPRRLLARVLASPDATVDSLHLSPAGHERLAQALWEMR, from the coding sequence GCCATGAACAACGCGAAGCGAGTGGAACCGGATGCTTCGCTCATCATCGTCGAGTTGGGCGGCAACGATGTCTTCTACGACACGCCATCAGAGGAATTTGCCGCGAACCTCGATGCAATGCTCTCCGAACTTGCGCGGCACAAAGTGCCCATCGCGTTGATAGAGTTGCCGTTGCCACCGTTCTACAATCGCTTTGGGGAGGCTCAGCGGCAGTTGGCCAAGAAGTATGGGGCCATGCTGGTGCCGCGCCGCTTGCTGGCGAGAGTGCTTGCATCACCGGATGCGACCGTCGACAGTCTGCATCTTTCTCCTGCCGGACACGAGCGGCTTGCGCAGGCGTTGTGGGAAATGCGTTGA
- a CDS encoding zinc ribbon domain-containing protein, whose product MNEVTLFIAAFVAVGILAACSWIINHRLDKRRITRVIGYSGGVVLKIEWTPFGKGWLFENRCRFYDVTFRNNNGEIVTATCKTSMWMGVYWTGEAVPSFAPSPAQSALEHVACNSCGYALQTDWIVCPQCGAARRI is encoded by the coding sequence TTGAATGAGGTAACTCTTTTTATAGCTGCATTTGTGGCCGTAGGCATACTCGCGGCATGTAGCTGGATCATCAATCATCGCTTGGACAAGCGCCGCATCACTCGAGTGATAGGGTACTCTGGCGGCGTTGTACTTAAAATCGAGTGGACACCTTTCGGGAAAGGCTGGCTGTTCGAGAACCGGTGCCGGTTCTACGATGTCACCTTTCGCAACAATAACGGCGAGATCGTTACTGCGACGTGCAAGACGTCTATGTGGATGGGCGTCTATTGGACAGGAGAGGCCGTTCCGTCCTTCGCGCCTTCTCCTGCGCAGTCTGCCCTCGAACATGTCGCCTGCAATAGCTGCGGCTATGCCCTACAAACCGATTGGATCGTATGCCCTCAGTGCGGCGCAGCGCGCAGGATCTGA